The genomic stretch TCCATGTTCACACACATCAAATCCTAACTTAGAATCTGTACCACAGGAAATTGCTCtgtcaaaatatatcaaattttaaagattaaaatGAGTATGAACATTATCAATCTCAAGCCATCTTTCACCAAACTAGCAAACCAGGAAATATATATCTATTTGGAATAACTATATCGCTTATGCTTCATTTCACCTTGGCTATATCTGGGCTAGCAGAACAAAACTATCACATTTTGGACATCAAAACAGTTTAGTTATCTATTTGCTAGTCTCAAGTGATTAATATACAACTATACAACTTTATAATAACATTAAAAAAATGTATCGAAACCAAATATCACAAAATAGAGTTTCATCTTACTATCTGCCAACATAACAGCATCtttaagaaaaattttaattatccaTCTCGAGTGTCAATCTAACCAATTCCTAttcaattcatttttttattgacTATTTCAGACTTAATCAAATAAAGTGATCCAGAACACCCCAGGTGtttaattttatcaattaaCATTATCATAAAGGTTGAAGTTAAGACAACCACATACATTAAACAAAAATTAGCGAATGACATGAGTGGCACATTGTTTATCTACTCTATTGCACATAAACGTTACCTTCAGAGGTGTCAGATTTCACAACAGACCGCTTGGCGCGTCGTTTTTCCTGAGGGGAATGCACAATGTCACACGCTCTGAAAAGGCATCTAAGAACTGGAATTTGAACTGCTATTATAATTTACTTTAGCATGGTCATACCTTCTTATTTCGTTCAAAATAACCCAGCCTAGGAACAGTAGTTGGGCGTTCGTTGCAGGATACAACAATTTCACGTCcaaaaacttcctttgccatGGAGATCGGACGAGCCAGAAGACATTCTGCTGTCTCCCTAGCCACTAGAAATGAAGTAAGTACAGGATCCAGCTCTACCACAGGCTGAACCAAACAAATACTATCAATGGTTGTATGGGTTAATTTTCCATCATTTGGCCCATGCAACCACGATAGTACAAATCTGCAAGAGCACAATTCCTCTCCGGCTTCAAAAGAATGCTCATTTTGTTGCACCTATGAAAGCATGATAAATAGAAGAAGTAATTCAATCAAGAATGTAAAATTATGGCTTTAAGCAATACATATGATTCACAAGAACAACGCACATTTCCCCCAACTTTTACTTCCCTGAGTTCCTCTACATTTCTTCTTGGTGCACATGTTTGAATGCATTAACAAAGAAACTCACTCTGTTTTTACTTCATTTGAATTTCGAACACAATGTGATGCAGAGAAGAACCCAGGAAACTAACCGAATCAACCTCAGCGTCGTAGAAGCGAACGTCGTCGTTGCTGAAGCGGTGGCAGGCACAAACCCTGACGCCTTGACGGAGCTGATGACATTCGTAATCCTGGAGCTGCCTTGAGAGGGGCCTGAACCGCTCTATGAATAGATCCAGCTTCTGTTGCGTCTCGAACTGAGAGGCTTCAAATACATCGTCGTGATCATCGGAAAAATTGGAGTATTTTATTCTGAGCTGCATTTGGGATTCCAAAGAGATGGCCACTGAGTACCACGCATCGTCGTTGAACGATCTGAACTCGGTGGTGTAGCTCGGCTGAGGCACCAACGCTAGTTTGTTCTCCGGCGGCATTGCGGGTGGAGAAGGAGAATGAGAAGGAGAGGGAGAGGAAAAGGCGAGATACGAGTGAGTGTGGAGTGTGGAGTGATGGTGTTGTAGTGTAGGCTTGTAAAGGCGTCGTGTCCCAACTGTTTGAGCTTTGAACTTTGAAGCAGCAGCGTGTTGCCTAAGTTTTGCGACGTGGCAGTGTACTAATTTTTGTGCGTTATTCACTAACTTTTTAAGCCATTTTAACATCAAAATACaactcttttaaaattatttaggtgtgttaattattaatttagaatccaaaaatttaggtttttttattttttaaaatatattatcgataaaataatttttaaataatttaaaaatacgataaaaataattaataaatattatatttttgtaaataacaaaaaattcatatttaaaaaataatttatctatttgatctaaatttttgtttaaatatttgaataaatatttaaaagatttataaaaataatttaaaataaaatttaattattagattttttatttttcaaaaaatatagtGATtcacattaatttttaaaaaaaatcactttacataaattactaaatttaaagaataaaaaaattaatttctaataatgattataaaatttgtatcaaattttgatttttaaaatctatttttagaatatatatttaatattatattttttattatatttttgaattttttttatttatttatcgttaatattttttaagatttttttagttaataataaaaatttttgaatatcattttaataatttacttttttttatataaatattattattttatcatcaTGACACCTTTTTTTAGCATATTAATTAAGAGacactaataaaaaatacttttaacaAAAAAGTACTAATTTAAAAAGCACTCACATTAAAAGAGACATGAAAACAAAATGTACCGTATGAAGAGAGGACTAATACAAACTCTACCATCAATGAGCAAAATTATTTTGGGCACCTTTGATACGTACaaatgatataattttaaatatgaaCGTGATGGTGATGGTAACAATGAAgagtaaaaactaaaaagtgaagatgatgatgataagaATTACTCATggaattagaaacaaaaaagtTTGATTGGTTGTTGACTATCAACAAATTAACAatagagataaaattaaattaaattaaatattaaaaatattttaaaaaatttcgaaaaagtgaattttactcgataaaaatttgataaaatgaaaataatggTGTAACCGCCttttaaatttgtaaatataaatctttttttttaagatttatatttatattatcaTGTAAATATAAAtcttattacttttttttcgGTGTTTTAACGGGGCTTAGAAGCCCAACAGAAAAACAAAGCTTACAGATCAGGCACAAGACGGGGAAATGAAACCCCTCTACAGTCTTCTACAATAATCATCCTAAGATTGCATGGTGGGCTGTCCACAAAGTGGAAACCTGTTGCATTTTTAAACTTTCTTCGGCCATTCAATCTGCTCCACGATTTCCTTCTGTGTAtgtaaaaatcaaaattttacataaaatctaaaaaataaattaaatacataaaacGTAAAATCTtaataagatttaaattttaaaatcgttAAAACTAGTAAAAATTTCGTAAAATCAATTAACTTATTTAAAATCGTAATATCGAAagattttaagaattaaaaCGATATTCTAGCTATTATGCTAACCTCCAATCTCTCCTCATAAGCTCTACAATTCCTTTGACCAAGGCTTCCGCATGATTCTCATAAATCTTAATACTTTTATTCATAGATGATTAGATCCTAACGTTCTCACTTTAGAGAACTTGATCTGGCAAAAACCATTTCCACCTACAATTCTGCTATGTTTGCACATGCGCTGGCATTTTACGGGGATTCTAGCAAGGCACCTCATCTTCACGGGAAGAATCTACCAATCTTCACCGGAGCAATCACCATGGTTATATACAACACATTGTACATGACATAACCTCTACCACAGTCGGTTCAACACACAGGAACCCTCTAGTGGAAACAAATAGAGGAGGACTAGAATGATAAGAGCTTATACAAATAGAAAATGTGGAAATAAGTTAACCCGTGCTTTGTTTACACTGAACATGTAGTGCTTGAACATATTTATATTCCAAACTATTACATATATGTGCAAATATGACTATTTAAGTTTCAATTTGAAGAAGCAATCCCCTTTTTTATAAGCATATCATAAACTCTATCAACCTTGCTTGGCTCGACCTTGAACAACCTATGCGCATCACATTTCTTCGATATGTTGCCTTTTGAAATTTCTGATGATAAGACATTCTGCATTTTGAAATAGTGTGATGGTAGTATTCTGATCTCATTACAAAGATTTATCTCCTGAAAATCAGCATTGTTGAACAAACAAACAAATCATATCAAACACTCTCGAATTCAAATAGACGTCTCCCACCGTTTTAATATATCTATCAAGTTTTGAAGAAATTGAAGTTCTAAAATAACTGTCCATTTCTATTACCAAGATAACATTAGTTAACTTCTCTAATAACATCTTAATATGATGTGAGGATTCAATAATCATTAAATACAATTGTTTACTTATTTATAGCTAATtctgtttgtttttatttattttaaaaaagtatgCTAGATCTTTCTGGATGAGTGAGCTTCAATTTTATCCGTAAGATTGTAAGCATGATTCAATTTAGTCTCCAAGATTACAGAAGGACTAACTTGAATCACAAAAATGTAGTCTTGAGACTATATTGAACATTTTGGAAAGTTAGACTAAAATCTTATTTACAATCTTAGAAAAAATTGTATCTTTActagatttttcttttttttaagtattttgAATCGGAGCAAACATATCATAAAGGCAGCCCATGGAACAAAACTCCCAGCCCCAACCATCCACCCCCAAACTTAAATGCCCCCATGAAAAACAGGTCATGCATTCTACAGGATCAGATTGACATTAAAAGGAAAAGGTAAGGTTAAAATGGCAAACATAaacgaaaaaataaataaataaagtgatCTAAAACAAGGGAACTCACAGATTCAGACAGCAGTTCAGACCCGGCGAATCCACTAATATCCCATTCTTCTAGAGATCTTGATATATCCTGTATGGCCGCAGCTGGATACTTCACCCCAGAAAGTGGAGCTGTAATATCCTTATGAAGACCCAGTGAGTTGCTATCAAGTTCTCCTTTGAGATAATTCGGTCTTGGTAATATCTTAGCACCAACACCAATATGATTATTTTCTTTAACAACACATTccgcttcttttttcttctgttcGATAAATTTGTAAGCCTCTGTAGATGTTTGATAGCCAGCAGTATGTGCTTCCTAAATTATAATTCAATGGAAATGGCATTATATCAGTGTCCATTTCGAAAGAGAATCGTTCACCACAGGATAACATTTACTCATGAAGCACAATTGTGAAGTGTAGCCAATAGCCACCCACCTTTCCTTCATCTTATTATTACTTTATACTCTTCCTTATCTAAGTTATCCTCAGATAGACTGAAGCATGAAGTCTATCAAAAACCTAACTACaactaacaaaaattcaagGATGCAGTAAAAATCGCTAACCCCACTGCATATTTGAATAATCTCCCCCTAGCCGAGAAAACCATGTTCACGACTGTTTTAACTTCCTACATATATTCACAAAAAATACAAGCATTTGAGAAAACAGGACTATAAATTTGAATCCATCAAAAGGTATTCCCTAGAACCTTTGACTATGTCCAAAGTCAGGTCAGCATGTAGTTGGTAGTTATTAGTTAAGTATTTAGATAGTAGGTGATAGATATTTGTATATATACCCCCTTCTAGATAAAATGAAATAACATGAGTCCTTTCTCTTATTTCCTCCATTCAGTTTTCTTCGATTTCACAAGAAATGTCCAATCTCATCATTTTCAATATCATAGAAAATGACAAGTATGTTGGCTCCACCAAGAATAAATAGTAGAATTTTATACCTGCAAATCCTGTATTCTTTTGATAAGCCTGTGTTcttcaataatatttttgagCAACTCCATATGCTCTTCTTTCGAGTGAAACCGTGTGAAGACCTTATAGCGCTGACATATTTCAACCTCCTCAGGAGAGAGACTTTTCTCAAATGGATCAGGATAAAGTAAATTTCTTTCAAGTATAAAATTCTTTCTGCGCTTCCGCTCATCTAATCTGTGCAGCATTTTCCCATAGTTGAGAATAGGAAATGGAGGAATATGAAAAACAAAATTGAGATCCAAAAACTATAGAAAATTGATACCAAATAAACGAGGTGGTATGGTAAGCTAAAATCCTGCACTGCACCACCTCAGTAGAAGGGATTTCTAATGCGGGAAACAATACCCCATTTCCATCTTTGATAGTTAATCGATCCCCCCAAAATATGTAATTCAAGAAAGCAAAACTCCAAGGAGcatataaattttgttttatcagTGTTAGTAAGACTTGAAAGGAGTCCTTGTGTCaggtgaaaagaaattaagtacATGACTACATGGAAATCCAAATATTGTGTTTTCGAATGGAATTAATGAGAAATCTCATGCATATTAAACAATTTACTCTCAATAATGACAGTTGTTCTAGCTTAAGAATAAGCAAGCAAATATTTCAAAGCAATCATGCTAAAAACAAACATAAACAAAAAGGATGTGACTACAACTCAATAATCATATAATCCCTAAGGAataatgaagaacaaaatttgCAATCTGGATGTCTCATCTTAAAAATCCTATAATTCTAAAAATATGAATATTCTATTCATTCCAAGAGTTCTTCAACCATAATTTCATCCGGAAAGACGATTCTAAATGGTCGATTTAGTTTTCTTTCAAAAGGAAGAATTAGTTTTCTAATTAACCACAAAGAATGGCACAGGTACCTTCTTGAATAAATACGGAGCACATGCAGTTTCATTTCACGTTCAGACTCAGTATCGATGTCCTTAAATTCCATATCTGCTAATACTTGCTCTGCATCATTGTCATATTCAATTTCGAATTCCTCTCTCTTAAAACTGTATCCACTCAACTCGGTCATAGAAGGCTCAACTTTGCCAGATAACTTCGGTTTCTTCTCTCCAATGCTCCGATCTGATTGATATTCtacgagagagagagagagagagagagtcaGAGATTGAACTCATGGAAGTATAAAAAGACATAACCACCTGTATCAAAAGTGAATCAGAATACAAGAATGACAGCAAAGATAAACCATAGAACCAAGCATGTCAATCCCTTTCCTAACAATtttacaaaacaaaattaacatCAGTGTCGCATCCACCTTAGCTAATAATTCATATTAATCCTTTGGCAACAGAAGAAAGAACTTGAGAATCCATATTAATCAAAGCTAAACTGctttaatactaaaattttagttttaatagtttttatattatatatcgTTTTATCTTATTACACCCTTTGGGTGCAACCCGTCCCCCGCGAGGGATACTTGTGCACAGGGTGTGCTTTTTATAGCTTTTATCTATCACACATGCCAAGTACACTTATGTTAGTAATAATTGCTATTATCAAAATAGATATGTGTACCAGCATTACTTCACCAAATACTCTAACAGATCCTTTACCCATAAGATTATCTGACATTATTAAGGCAACAGCTTGTCTATCAAATGAGAAACCTAAATCTTAGGTTTTGGGCAATGAAGCTATGGATAGCATTCACAGCTGTAGAAACTATGCCAGGAAAGAAATGGGGAAGGAAAGAAAGATTGGACTATTCGAAGCATCTAGTCATAGCAGGATAGAAGAAATGAGGTGCAAGAGTGTCAAAAGTATAAAAACCATGAATGTGGGCCTAAAAGCTTAAGCATTCAAGAGAGTTGCTGCTTAGCATGGCATGATTCGCAACAGCTTCCAGAACAAAGGGGCCAATAGTTGAATCCTCATCTCCAACAGCTTAGCTCGTGCATGTTCCACCATCCGCTCTTTAAACCCAATGGTCATTATATGAAGCGACATATTAACATAATTACCCATGAGCATGTTCACCTAATAGCTTAAGGTTGTATGAGAGTGAATCTTGAGGAATCTGATCTGCAcgtgttttaaaaataaattacccCTTAGTTTGAATACCTTCGGCAGtcatacaacaacaacaatgc from Arachis stenosperma cultivar V10309 chromosome 9, arast.V10309.gnm1.PFL2, whole genome shotgun sequence encodes the following:
- the LOC130951683 gene encoding uncharacterized protein LOC130951683 — encoded protein: MPPENKLALVPQPSYTTEFRSFNDDAWYSVAISLESQMQLRIKYSNFSDDHDDVFEASQFETQQKLDLFIERFRPLSRQLQDYECHQLRQGVRVCACHRFSNDDVRFYDAEVDSVQQNEHSFEAGEELCSCRFVLSWLHGPNDGKLTHTTIDSICLVQPVVELDPVLTSFLVARETAECLLARPISMAKEVFGREIVVSCNERPTTVPRLGYFERNKKEKRRAKRSVVKSDTSEVRRRRQRMGESDLEGLKNQCAILIGNVEKELGPLAVANFLHTHIEMSPRVFIFPSCSSEIYTKAAIVLDTEKDFQKLCEFLDNHNHIITSSTGRPWVIMEKLVGLKKIKASLGTLLPESKNQNGRMGNHLKVVPSGTREFKTASDHRDLFLEFTNHLKQLYKKLASEERLIYGSL
- the LOC130950445 gene encoding transcriptional adapter ADA2a-like is translated as MGRCRAASRPADDDPNLRSKKKKAALNVENLDTSSPDVAAQGVTDGKGALYHCNYCNKDISGMIRIKCAVCQDFDLCIECFSVGAEVTPHKSNHPYMIMDNLSFPLITPDWNADEEMLLLEGIEMYGFGNWNEVAEYVGTKSKSQCIDHYNAIYMNSPCFPLPDLSHVMGKNKEELLEMAKGHEVKKECPATAKLTLKEEPPLSEGINSEESNRAEVTNPTSMLTSVCGKTYSSTIKKASNVSQNADGVKVEEYQSDRSIGEKKPKLSGKVEPSMTELSGYSFKREEFEIEYDNDAEQVLADMEFKDIDTESEREMKLHVLRIYSRRLDERKRRKNFILERNLLYPDPFEKSLSPEEVEICQRYKVFTRFHSKEEHMELLKNIIEEHRLIKRIQDLQEAHTAGYQTSTEAYKFIEQKKKEAECVVKENNHIGVGAKILPRPNYLKGELDSNSLGLHKDITAPLSGVKYPAAAIQDISRSLEEWDISGFAGSELLSESEINLCNEIRILPSHYFKMQNVLSSEISKGNISKKCDAHRLFKVEPSKVDRVYDMLIKKGIASSN